The genomic DNA TTTAAGCCTGTCTCTATCGGGCTGCTTATCGTGATTGCATTCTTTAGTGCAGGTCGAGTTCTGCTTTAACGAGCTGTCTAATTTCTGAAAGGAAAATGGGTACCAGAGCCTACCATTCGATGTGGATAGGGGTGCCCATTTTGACTAGTTGAATAAACTCATCCATATCTTGGTTGGTTAATGCGATACAGCCATCTGTCCAATCGAAACTTTGGATAAAACCTGGCGCACGACGTTCACCGTTTTTAATACCATGAATTTTGATGTTACCACCTGGGTCAACATCATTCTCTTCAGCCCACTGTCTATCAGAAGAGCGCGGATAGTTGATGTGTACCGAACGGTAAAACTCAGAGCGCTCCATGATATAGTCGAGCGTGTATTCCCCTTCTGGCGTTCGGTTATCCCCTTCAAAGCGTTTATGACCTTTCGGTTCCTTACCCAAAGCGATACGAAACTCTTGTACCACTTCATCCCCTTTGAGCAGGTACATTCTGCGTTTCGATTTATCGACTTTCACTAAGGTCACTACTTGCAACAGAGGATCAATTTCAGAAAAAGAATCGGGCGCCATGTAGGGTTCTAATAATGAAGCTTGAGCAGAAGCTTTAGGTAAGCGTTGCGATGAACCTTGTGCCAGCTGAGCAATTTGAGTGGATTGACCTTCACCCAGCGCCTCATCCACATCAATCACATGCTTTGATTTTGAAGTGCCAGTAGAGTTAGGAGAGGAAGTTGAGATGCGTTGTGAATGAGCTGGTGCTGACTCAAAGACAATGGTTTCAATAGCGGTAGCGTCAGACACTATCTTCTCCACGACGACCTTTTCGGCGAGTACAATCGGACTCATCAAGAATAGGCATAGTGATAGTGGTAAAAACGGACGCACCCTTATATCTCCTCAAAACGCATCGACATGATTCGGGACTGAGTCTCCATTCCTAGCGACTCATAAAAGCTCTGAGCTTGTTGATTAAACTCCATCACCTCTAATCTTAATTCGATCGCTCCTTGAGCTTGCGCCCATTGATTGAATGACTTCATTAGCGCTCGACCAACGCCTTTACTCTGAATTTGGTCACTCACCACAATAGTGTTCACTCTCGCCACCTTATGAGACTGAATAAAGCTCACGCCTTTGTTTTGCGTGACCTTACCCGCGAGAAAACCAATCACTGCATCCTGTTCAACAGCGACAAAGAAGGCCCCAGTCGGGTCAATCATTAAGCCCAGCCAGTACTCCTCGCTGTCTGCTTTGCTTTGTGACGGCGGCGCAAACACCATAGGCGCACCAAGATGATGTTGATGATTTATCTGATCAGAGAGCGCTAAAATAGCGTTGATGTCAGTTACCTTAGCATTCCGAATTTGCATATCATCACCTTGTTTGAATTCAATAACACCTTAGCAAAAATGGCTTAAATGTGCACCGTTCCACTGGTCGACTCAGACACTCTGTGAAGGCAGGAGATCAATATTAGGCACTAAGTTTGGGGAAATTGTTCCGCAAATCTCAGGCACATTACCAGCCTTTGAGTGCTACTATCTCTGCAGAATCAATACACTAACGACTGGACACCTCTATGATTAAGTTCGCTGTAATTGGAACCAATTGGATTACACAAAAATTCGTTCAAGCTGCACATGAATCACAATCGATGCAGTTGACTGCCGTTTATTCGCGAAACCTAGACAGCGCCGCGCAGTTCGCACAAGAATTCGGTGTTGAAACCACATATGACTCACTTGACGCATTAGCCAACGACAATACGGTTGAAGCGGTGTACATTGCCTCACCGAATTCGCTGCACTGTGAGCAGTCGATTCTGATGATGGAGCATGGTAAGCACGTCATCTGTGAGAAGCCTGTTGCATCGAATATTGTGGAAGCCACACGCATGTTTGAAGTCGCTGAGAAAAACGGTGTGGTACTGTTTGAGGCGTATAAATCACAATTCCTGCCTAACTTTAAGCAAGTCCAACTTGGGCTAGAAAAAATCGGCAAGGTACATAAAGCGCACATCAACTACTGCCAGTATTCATCGCGTTACCAAAAATACCTGAATGGTGAAAACCCAAACACTTTTAATCCAGCTTTCTCCAATGGTTCACTAGTCGATATTGGCTTCTATTGCGTTGCAGCAACGGTAGCGCTGTTTGGTGAACCTGATAACGCCCAGGCATCTGCAAAACTGCTGGAATCAGGCGTTGATGCGCATGGCTGTGCCATCTTCCAATACCCTGAATTTGACGTGACCCTTGCACACTCTAAGGTCAGCGACTCATATGCGCCAAGCGAGATCCAGGGTGAGCAAGGTGCGATCATCATTGATCACATCGCTGAATGCACCGACGTTAAGATCCGCTATCGTGATGGAAGCATTGAAAATCTCACTCAAGTGCAAAGCGAAAACTCAATGAGTTACGAAGCGCAAGCCTTTGCTGATTGCATTGCTGGCGATCACACCACACAAACCGATGCTAAACAGCGCGCATTAACCGTTGCCAAACTAATTACTAAGATGCGTCAACAGGTTGGTGTCGTTTATCCTGCAGATAAATAATACAGCTCATTAAGCTAACGCACTGATTTTAATCACATATCAGTTTATGCATAACTAAATTTAATCCTTACGACAAATAACCGGATTAGTTGATCAGAGGGCTATCTGATTAAATCCGCGTTCGATATCTATCGTATTTATTTAATTTATTGAAGGTGTGTAAAGTGTTTTCAGTTGATGATCGCGTTGTAGCAACAAAAGGTGTTGAACTTGGTGAAATGGTAGTAACTGGTCTAAGTGCTGGTGGTTACTACGTTCACGTTACAACAGTAGAAGGCGCAATGCCGCTTACTTACCCAATGCAAGACCTTAAAAAAGCATAGTCTAACCGCTCTGCTCTTTTAGTAGTCACTCTGCTAAAGGTAACAAAATTGAGGCCTTGGCTGCTTTACTCTTCTGCATTAGAGTGAACAGCCAGGGCCTTTTTTATATCTGCTACTCCCCGCCAAGCTCTCCACAGGTTTAGTCATTGCAGCAAAGCCAAATCCGGCAGACAATAGAATGAATCAAAGCGTAACGACACCAAGCACTTATTGCCTGTTAATACGCACTCTCTATTGATGTTTAGTGTTTACAGAAGTTTCTGGTACATTAGCATCATCTTATACTTACAATGACCATGAACTGAGGGAAGCTATGAAGCTTTATATTTACGACCACTGCCCTTTCTGTGCACGAGTCGCCTACATTGCTCAATCTCTAGGCTTAAACATCGAACTTGTTTCTGTGGATTATGATGATGCCCAAACCCTTATCGATTTAATCGGTAAAAAGATGGTACCTGTATTACAAAAAGACGATGGTTCTATCATGGCTGAGAGCCTAGATATCATTGCGTACTTCATGGACCTAAAATCAAGCGACGAGCAGCGTGAGCCATCAGAGCAAGTGACCTTGTTCCAAACTCGCGCATTCCCGCTAAGCCAGCGCATTGGTCTACCACGTTGGTGGAAGCTGGACCTTACTGAGTACCAATCACCAGCAAGCAAAGAAGCATGGCGCGCAGCCAAAGAAACCGAAGAACTCAACTTCGACAAGCTGATTGAACAAACACCGCAGTTTGTTGAACAGATTAACCCGCTTCTGAAAGATGCAGAGCTGCTACTGAACTTAGAGAATGGTGAGTCTTCGCTGCCTCTTATCGACCAAGCAGTGTACTTCTCTATGCTGCGTGGCTTCTGCGTTGAGCCAAGCATCACATGGCCACCAGCTCTAGAACGTTGGTTAGAAAAGCAGAGTGAAACGCTAAAACTGTCTCTTCTTCGCTAGAACGATTACAACAAGCACAAACAAAAAATCGAAGCCATCAGGTATCTCCCCTGCTAGCTTCGATTTTTTTATCTTTCACTATTTCGATGACATCAAGCTCTTGTTATTACAACAGGCGCCTTCTCAAGCCGGTTCGCTCTAGGATACGGGTAGAAATCTCTTCAACCGATAATGAAGACGTGTTGATGTAAGGCACAGCTTCTCTACGGAACATCGCCTCCACAGTTTGCAGCTCATACAAACACTGTGAGTCACTCGCGTATTCACTGCCCGCTAAACGATTCTCACGGATTTCAGTCAATCTTTCTGCATCAATGGTTAAACCAAACAGCTTATGTCGGTATATCTCAAACTCTGGCAGCAGCTTTAATCGCGCCAAGTCATCATGAATGAATGGATAGTTCGCTACGCGTAGGCCAAACTGCATCGCCATGTACAAGCTGGTTGGGGTTTTACCACTTCGAGACACACCCAGTAAGATGATGTCGGCTTCTTCTAGTCCTTTAAGCGTAATGCCATCATCGTGCGCA from Vibrio chagasii includes the following:
- the ppsR gene encoding posphoenolpyruvate synthetase regulatory kinase/phosphorylase PpsR, giving the protein MQIDIQSRDVFYVSDGTAITCETLGHVVLGQFPFKANEKTFPFVESEDKLSDLLKEIDTSYRESGQQPLVFFSIVIPEIKAKLLEAPAHCYDVLESIVQKVQDDIHMAPTPKLQRSRSVNKDSVKYFDRIAAIEYTLAHDDGITLKGLEEADIILLGVSRSGKTPTSLYMAMQFGLRVANYPFIHDDLARLKLLPEFEIYRHKLFGLTIDAERLTEIRENRLAGSEYASDSQCLYELQTVEAMFRREAVPYINTSSLSVEEISTRILERTGLRRRLL
- a CDS encoding Gfo/Idh/MocA family protein; this encodes MIKFAVIGTNWITQKFVQAAHESQSMQLTAVYSRNLDSAAQFAQEFGVETTYDSLDALANDNTVEAVYIASPNSLHCEQSILMMEHGKHVICEKPVASNIVEATRMFEVAEKNGVVLFEAYKSQFLPNFKQVQLGLEKIGKVHKAHINYCQYSSRYQKYLNGENPNTFNPAFSNGSLVDIGFYCVAATVALFGEPDNAQASAKLLESGVDAHGCAIFQYPEFDVTLAHSKVSDSYAPSEIQGEQGAIIIDHIAECTDVKIRYRDGSIENLTQVQSENSMSYEAQAFADCIAGDHTTQTDAKQRALTVAKLITKMRQQVGVVYPADK
- a CDS encoding L,D-transpeptidase family protein, whose translation is MRPFLPLSLCLFLMSPIVLAEKVVVEKIVSDATAIETIVFESAPAHSQRISTSSPNSTGTSKSKHVIDVDEALGEGQSTQIAQLAQGSSQRLPKASAQASLLEPYMAPDSFSEIDPLLQVVTLVKVDKSKRRMYLLKGDEVVQEFRIALGKEPKGHKRFEGDNRTPEGEYTLDYIMERSEFYRSVHINYPRSSDRQWAEENDVDPGGNIKIHGIKNGERRAPGFIQSFDWTDGCIALTNQDMDEFIQLVKMGTPIHIEW
- the grxB gene encoding glutaredoxin 2 → MKLYIYDHCPFCARVAYIAQSLGLNIELVSVDYDDAQTLIDLIGKKMVPVLQKDDGSIMAESLDIIAYFMDLKSSDEQREPSEQVTLFQTRAFPLSQRIGLPRWWKLDLTEYQSPASKEAWRAAKETEELNFDKLIEQTPQFVEQINPLLKDAELLLNLENGESSLPLIDQAVYFSMLRGFCVEPSITWPPALERWLEKQSETLKLSLLR
- a CDS encoding GNAT family N-acetyltransferase: MQIRNAKVTDINAILALSDQINHQHHLGAPMVFAPPSQSKADSEEYWLGLMIDPTGAFFVAVEQDAVIGFLAGKVTQNKGVSFIQSHKVARVNTIVVSDQIQSKGVGRALMKSFNQWAQAQGAIELRLEVMEFNQQAQSFYESLGMETQSRIMSMRFEEI